A stretch of Corallococcus silvisoli DNA encodes these proteins:
- a CDS encoding TraR/DksA family transcriptional regulator: MTPKQREDFLQQLLALHAELTGKTPLRIEPNRTDETRVGGDEDEQPLNEMMQAIASSRNRNTDGTLARVVKALGKLREDPDSFGECEECGDDIPMGRLKAMPYAEFCVACQNNKDGPKGPVRRKHLTDYKG; encoded by the coding sequence GTGACCCCGAAGCAGCGAGAGGACTTCCTCCAGCAGTTGCTCGCGCTCCACGCGGAGCTGACCGGGAAGACGCCCCTGCGCATCGAGCCCAACCGCACCGACGAGACGCGCGTCGGCGGCGACGAGGACGAGCAGCCTCTCAATGAAATGATGCAGGCCATCGCCTCCAGCCGGAACCGCAACACCGACGGCACGCTGGCGCGCGTGGTGAAGGCCCTGGGCAAGCTGCGCGAGGACCCGGACTCCTTCGGCGAGTGCGAGGAGTGCGGCGACGACATTCCCATGGGCCGCCTGAAGGCCATGCCCTACGCGGAGTTCTGCGTCGCGTGCCAGAACAACAAGGACGGGCCCAAAGGCCCGGTGCGCCGCAAGCACCTCACGGATTACAAAGGCTGA
- a CDS encoding ABC transporter permease has translation MLEVLHSLLFSTLDAAPALVFAALGAMLSERAGVVSVGVEGMMRTGAFCAAVAALAMPTPLAVLVGMAAGAAIAAVHGFLSIRWRSDQVVSSMALNLVAMAGGTFLLESLFGPNGTPAITQLSRWNVPGLSHVPLLGALSGHAAPTYLALTLPFLFHLLLSRTPLGLRLRAVGDKPHAVATLGLSVAALRWGAVLGGGLMAGLGGAVLSTAVLDRFEQHTPAGLGFMALAAMVFGRWTPLGAFAAALFFAFGNALRIGLASSAPWLLDLVPQGFLLALPYLLTLLVLALQGQRGHAPAALGTPYEQESR, from the coding sequence GTGCTTGAGGTCCTGCACTCGCTCCTCTTCTCCACCCTGGACGCGGCCCCCGCGCTGGTGTTCGCCGCGCTGGGCGCCATGCTCTCCGAGCGCGCCGGCGTGGTGAGCGTGGGCGTGGAGGGCATGATGCGCACGGGCGCCTTCTGCGCGGCCGTGGCGGCGCTCGCCATGCCCACGCCGCTCGCGGTGCTCGTGGGCATGGCCGCGGGCGCGGCGATCGCGGCGGTGCACGGCTTCCTCAGCATCCGCTGGCGCTCCGACCAGGTCGTCTCCAGCATGGCGCTCAACCTGGTGGCCATGGCGGGAGGCACCTTCCTCCTGGAGTCCCTCTTCGGCCCCAACGGCACGCCCGCCATCACCCAGCTGTCCCGCTGGAACGTCCCGGGCCTGTCCCACGTGCCGCTCCTGGGCGCGCTGTCGGGCCACGCGGCGCCCACGTACCTGGCGCTCACCCTGCCCTTCCTCTTCCACCTGCTCCTGTCGCGCACGCCCCTGGGCCTGCGGCTGCGCGCCGTGGGCGACAAGCCGCACGCGGTGGCCACCCTGGGCCTGTCCGTGGCAGCCCTGCGCTGGGGCGCGGTGCTGGGCGGCGGGCTGATGGCGGGCCTGGGAGGCGCGGTGCTCTCCACCGCCGTCCTGGACCGCTTCGAGCAGCACACCCCCGCGGGCCTGGGCTTCATGGCCCTGGCCGCCATGGTGTTCGGCCGCTGGACGCCCCTGGGCGCCTTCGCCGCCGCCCTCTTCTTCGCCTTCGGCAACGCCCTGAGGATCGGACTGGCCTCCAGCGCGCCCTGGCTCCTCGACCTGGTACCCCAGGGCTTCCTCCTCGCCCTGCCCTACCTGCTGACCCTCCTCGTCCTGGCGCTCCAGGGCCAGCGCGGCCACGCCCCCGCCGCGCTCGGCACCCCCTACGAGCAGGAGTCCCGCTGA
- a CDS encoding sensor histidine kinase, with protein sequence METTGTGSTSHARPRVLAVDVESGSVERVRSILTPAGYDVLPARGTTAALEAVSRHSADLVLLDVERARTVGLAAYRRFREELAPPQLPILMLTPSADRQTRREVMEAGVDDLLTTEPLDPLELKVRVHTLLELKAHREQGGLSEVLQDPRTRWVRMERLARVGTLAADLATQMDQLGVGLQRALEHVRARAALGLPPDPEELLKLGVAGEQMRLHGQHLLSLGPTNPKDIQRFDLREVVPEVVARLRANHRLGRADVRVVLPEDPIAVVFNRRQLEQVVAELVCNAVDAVEDVQDRPRVVQVGVELPDMFGDFGPQLFVKDTGIGIFEGELQAIFAPYYTTKAPEKSVGLGLTVARTLVESLGGKLTVKSRVNLGSTFTVELPEQTSSW encoded by the coding sequence ATGGAGACGACGGGAACAGGCTCGACGTCCCACGCTCGTCCGCGCGTGCTCGCGGTGGACGTGGAATCCGGCAGCGTGGAGCGGGTGCGCTCCATCCTGACGCCCGCGGGCTACGACGTGCTGCCCGCGCGCGGGACGACGGCCGCGCTGGAGGCGGTGTCGCGCCACTCCGCGGACCTGGTGCTGCTGGACGTGGAGCGGGCCCGCACGGTGGGCCTCGCCGCGTACCGGCGCTTCCGCGAGGAGCTGGCCCCGCCGCAGCTCCCCATCCTCATGCTCACGCCCTCCGCGGACCGGCAGACGCGCCGCGAGGTGATGGAGGCAGGTGTGGACGACTTGCTGACGACCGAACCGCTGGACCCGCTGGAGCTGAAGGTGCGCGTCCACACGCTGCTGGAGCTCAAGGCGCACCGCGAGCAGGGCGGCCTCTCGGAAGTGCTCCAGGATCCGCGCACGCGCTGGGTGCGCATGGAGCGCCTGGCGCGCGTGGGCACGCTCGCCGCGGACCTGGCGACGCAGATGGACCAGCTGGGCGTGGGCCTCCAGCGGGCGCTGGAGCACGTGCGCGCCCGCGCGGCCCTGGGCCTGCCGCCGGATCCGGAGGAGCTGCTCAAGCTGGGCGTGGCCGGGGAGCAGATGCGCCTGCACGGCCAGCACCTGCTGTCCCTGGGCCCCACCAACCCCAAGGACATCCAGCGCTTCGACCTGCGCGAGGTGGTGCCGGAGGTGGTGGCGCGGCTGCGCGCCAACCACCGCCTGGGCCGCGCGGACGTGCGCGTGGTGCTGCCGGAGGACCCCATCGCGGTGGTGTTCAACCGCCGTCAGCTGGAGCAGGTGGTGGCGGAGCTCGTCTGCAACGCGGTGGACGCGGTGGAGGACGTGCAGGACCGGCCGCGCGTGGTGCAGGTGGGCGTGGAGCTGCCGGACATGTTCGGTGACTTCGGGCCGCAGCTGTTCGTGAAGGACACCGGCATCGGCATCTTCGAGGGCGAGCTGCAGGCCATCTTCGCGCCGTACTACACGACGAAGGCCCCGGAGAAGAGCGTGGGCCTGGGCCTCACGGTGGCGCGCACCCTGGTGGAGAGCCTGGGCGGCAAGCTGACGGTGAAGAGCCGCGTCAACCTGGGCAGCACCTTCACGGTGGAGCTGCCCGAGCAGACGTCCTCCTGGTGA
- a CDS encoding ABC transporter permease, with protein MGERARQALPSVLSVLLALAVCWLAIALTRDADTATRAYLQMLWGGVGNWPAFLDGGSANTVLRPLGEAAMKAALLTLTGLSVAVAFKVGLFNIGAQGQMIWGALAAALVGAHVSLPAVLHVPLALLAAAAAGAVWSSIAGVLKLKRGVHEVISTIMLNWVAVSLVDNWLVIGPLRAVAEGASSITGTAEILPTAQLPRLLGDGSRLNLGFPLALAAALGVWVWLARTRSGYETRAVGLTPEAARAAGIPTLWRAGGAMALAGAMAGLAGAVLVLGTEGRYPGSLGAPYGFDGIAIALIGNSHPLGTALAAAFFGILRAGGTRMQLLGVHKSFPELIQGFALLFVAGRMVWLALLERRQKRALAQARPQVEVPRA; from the coding sequence ATGGGTGAGCGGGCGCGGCAGGCGCTGCCGTCGGTGCTCTCCGTGCTGCTGGCGCTCGCGGTGTGCTGGCTGGCCATCGCCCTCACGCGCGACGCGGACACCGCCACGCGCGCCTACCTCCAGATGCTCTGGGGCGGCGTGGGCAACTGGCCCGCCTTCCTGGACGGAGGCAGCGCCAACACCGTGCTGCGCCCCCTGGGCGAGGCCGCGATGAAGGCGGCGCTGCTCACCCTCACCGGCCTGTCCGTGGCGGTGGCCTTCAAGGTGGGGCTGTTCAACATCGGCGCGCAGGGGCAGATGATCTGGGGCGCGCTGGCCGCGGCGCTCGTCGGCGCGCACGTGTCGCTGCCCGCCGTGCTGCACGTGCCGCTGGCGCTCCTCGCCGCCGCCGCGGCGGGCGCGGTCTGGTCGAGCATCGCCGGCGTGCTCAAGCTCAAGCGCGGCGTGCACGAGGTCATCTCCACCATCATGCTCAACTGGGTGGCGGTGAGCCTGGTGGACAACTGGCTCGTCATCGGGCCGCTGCGCGCCGTGGCCGAGGGCGCGTCGTCCATCACCGGCACCGCGGAGATCCTCCCCACCGCGCAGCTGCCCCGGCTGCTGGGCGACGGCTCGCGCCTCAACCTGGGCTTCCCGCTGGCCCTGGCCGCCGCCCTGGGCGTCTGGGTGTGGCTCGCGCGCACGCGCTCCGGCTACGAGACGCGCGCGGTGGGCCTCACGCCAGAGGCGGCCCGCGCGGCGGGCATCCCCACGCTGTGGCGCGCGGGTGGGGCCATGGCGCTCGCCGGCGCGATGGCGGGGCTCGCCGGCGCGGTGCTGGTGCTGGGCACGGAGGGACGCTATCCGGGCTCGCTGGGCGCGCCCTACGGCTTCGACGGCATCGCCATCGCGCTCATCGGCAACAGTCACCCGCTGGGCACGGCCCTGGCCGCGGCCTTCTTCGGCATCCTGCGCGCGGGGGGCACCCGTATGCAGCTGCTGGGCGTGCACAAGAGCTTCCCGGAGCTCATCCAGGGCTTCGCGCTGCTCTTCGTCGCGGGCCGCATGGTGTGGCTCGCGCTGCTGGAGCGGCGCCAGAAGCGCGCCCTGGCCCAGGCGCGACCCCAGGTGGAGGTGCCCCGTGCTTGA
- a CDS encoding ABC transporter ATP-binding protein: MSLEDASLDIAPGELLAVVGENGAGKSSLMNVLYGLYHPDAGTFRMDGQPVRFKSPRDAIARGIGMVHQHFMLVPTLTVAENVVLGREPTKHGLLDLDRACDEVAATAKRFGFQLEPRARVDTLTVGSQQKVEIIKALHRGAQVLILDEPTAVLTPQESDELSQVMRGLVAQGRTVVLISHKLKEVLGVADRVVVMRRGRTVAEVRAADTTVSALAALMVGEGARSAALTGVPATQVPAVLDAAGAGAHLAGTGSLGAMDMRAPTASHAPGAALAAAPAPKDAGVGPVVLDVKDLRAKGGNGRPALQGVSLTVRAGEIVGIAGVDGNGQRELAEVLTGLRALEGGEGTLLGAPLAGLTPALAKARGVGHVPEDRLARAVVKAMTVEENVALGRHRQPPFARGPWVDFQGRRERTDELLAAYDVRPPDPTLALQRLSGGNQQKVVVARELDADPRLLVVVQPTRGLDIGAVAQVHERLREAKARGAGVVMVSLDLEEVLALSDRVYVLYEGRVTGHFPRQDLDERELGRRMLGAESSHG, encoded by the coding sequence GTGTCCCTGGAGGACGCGTCGCTGGACATCGCCCCGGGGGAACTGCTCGCCGTGGTGGGCGAGAACGGCGCGGGCAAGTCCAGCCTGATGAACGTGCTCTACGGGCTCTACCATCCGGACGCGGGCACGTTCCGGATGGACGGGCAGCCGGTGCGCTTCAAGAGCCCGCGCGACGCCATCGCGCGCGGCATCGGCATGGTGCACCAGCACTTCATGCTGGTGCCCACGCTGACCGTGGCGGAGAACGTGGTGCTGGGCCGCGAGCCCACGAAGCACGGCCTCTTGGACCTGGACCGGGCCTGTGACGAGGTGGCGGCCACGGCGAAGCGCTTCGGCTTCCAGTTGGAGCCCCGGGCGCGCGTGGACACGCTCACGGTGGGCTCCCAGCAGAAGGTGGAGATCATCAAGGCGCTGCACCGGGGCGCGCAGGTGCTCATCCTGGATGAACCCACCGCCGTGCTCACCCCGCAGGAGTCCGACGAGCTGTCGCAGGTGATGCGCGGGCTGGTCGCCCAGGGGCGCACGGTGGTGTTGATCAGCCACAAGCTCAAGGAGGTGCTGGGCGTGGCGGACCGCGTGGTGGTGATGCGCCGGGGCCGCACCGTGGCGGAGGTCCGGGCCGCCGACACCACCGTCTCCGCGCTGGCCGCGCTGATGGTGGGCGAGGGAGCGCGAAGCGCCGCGCTGACCGGCGTGCCCGCCACGCAGGTCCCCGCCGTGCTGGACGCCGCGGGCGCGGGCGCGCACCTGGCGGGAACGGGGTCCCTGGGCGCGATGGACATGCGGGCCCCCACCGCGAGCCACGCCCCCGGCGCGGCCCTGGCCGCCGCCCCCGCGCCGAAGGACGCGGGGGTGGGCCCCGTCGTGCTGGACGTGAAGGACCTGCGGGCGAAGGGCGGCAACGGCCGGCCCGCGCTCCAGGGCGTGAGCCTCACCGTGCGGGCAGGCGAGATCGTCGGCATCGCCGGCGTGGACGGCAACGGGCAGCGCGAGCTGGCCGAGGTGCTCACCGGGCTGCGCGCCCTGGAGGGCGGAGAGGGCACGCTGCTGGGCGCGCCCCTCGCGGGGCTCACCCCGGCGCTGGCGAAGGCGCGAGGCGTGGGCCACGTTCCGGAGGACCGGTTGGCGCGCGCCGTGGTGAAGGCGATGACGGTGGAGGAGAACGTGGCGCTGGGCCGGCACCGCCAGCCGCCCTTCGCGCGAGGGCCCTGGGTGGACTTCCAGGGCCGCCGCGAGCGCACGGACGAGCTGCTGGCGGCCTACGACGTGCGTCCGCCCGACCCGACCCTGGCGCTCCAGCGGTTGTCCGGCGGCAACCAGCAGAAGGTCGTGGTGGCGCGCGAGCTGGACGCGGATCCCCGGCTGCTCGTCGTGGTGCAGCCCACGCGCGGGCTGGACATTGGCGCGGTGGCCCAGGTGCACGAGCGCCTTCGCGAGGCGAAGGCCCGGGGCGCGGGAGTGGTGATGGTGTCGCTGGACCTGGAGGAGGTGCTGGCCCTGTCGGACCGCGTCTACGTCCTCTACGAGGGGCGCGTGACGGGACACTTCCCGCGCCAGGACCTGGACGAGCGCGAGCTGGGCCGCCGCATGCTGGGCGCGGAGTCGAGCCATGGGTGA
- a CDS encoding phospho-sugar mutase, whose amino-acid sequence MDTTGLRERAEAWRRADPDPETQAELAQVLATSDWADLADRFAQDLEFGTAGLRGVLGAGPNRMNRAVVRRTTAGLARYLKATVPDVTTRGVVVGRDARRLSRELAEDTAAVFVAEGIPAHVFPEPVPTPVTAFAVLHLNAAAAVMVTASHNPPEYNGYKVYWGNGAQIVPPQDVGIADAIAKVEPANQVPLLTPAEGRAKGLWRDLPEDVGNAYLRAILDLRLYRKGSDTLSVVYTAMHGVGGAWAVLALKEAGFPRVTPVAEQQEPDGRFPTVRFPNPEEPGAMDLSLATAERVKADLVLANDPDADRLAVMARDASGKLRLLTGNEVGVLLGHYVLTQGTKRARPHVVTTIVSSTQLGEIARGLDAAYDEVLTGFKWIANRALERTRSEGTQFVFGYEEALGYTVGTATRDKDGVGAALVVADMAAWCESRGTTVLGYLEEIQRRFGLHVGAQRNVTLPGAAGAQTIRAIMEAFRASPPPRIGGTPVSAVRDYQKGEGGLPPSNVVAFALEGGGRVTLRPSGTEPKIKYYFEHKETPAPGEPLPQARQRAEARLSALIDAFLALARERGQPA is encoded by the coding sequence ATGGACACCACCGGACTCAGGGAGCGGGCGGAGGCCTGGCGCAGGGCGGATCCAGACCCGGAGACGCAGGCGGAGCTGGCCCAGGTGCTCGCGACGTCGGACTGGGCGGACCTGGCGGACCGCTTCGCCCAGGACCTGGAGTTTGGCACCGCGGGCCTGCGAGGCGTGCTGGGCGCCGGCCCCAACCGGATGAACCGCGCCGTCGTGCGCCGCACCACGGCGGGCCTCGCGCGCTACCTCAAGGCCACCGTGCCGGACGTCACCACGCGCGGCGTGGTGGTGGGCCGTGACGCGCGCCGGCTGAGCCGTGAGCTGGCGGAGGACACCGCCGCCGTGTTCGTGGCGGAGGGCATCCCCGCGCACGTCTTCCCGGAGCCGGTGCCCACGCCCGTCACCGCCTTCGCCGTGCTGCACCTCAACGCCGCCGCCGCGGTGATGGTGACCGCCAGCCACAACCCGCCGGAGTACAACGGCTACAAGGTCTACTGGGGCAACGGCGCGCAGATCGTCCCGCCGCAGGACGTGGGCATCGCGGACGCCATCGCGAAGGTGGAGCCCGCGAACCAGGTCCCGCTGCTGACGCCCGCGGAGGGCCGCGCGAAGGGGCTGTGGCGCGACCTGCCGGAGGACGTGGGCAACGCCTACCTGCGCGCCATCCTGGACCTGCGCCTGTACCGCAAGGGCAGCGACACGCTGTCCGTCGTCTACACCGCGATGCACGGCGTGGGCGGCGCGTGGGCGGTGCTGGCGCTCAAGGAGGCGGGCTTCCCCCGCGTGACGCCGGTGGCCGAGCAGCAGGAGCCGGACGGCCGCTTCCCCACGGTGCGCTTCCCCAACCCGGAGGAGCCGGGCGCCATGGACCTGTCGCTCGCCACCGCCGAGCGCGTGAAGGCGGACCTGGTGCTCGCCAACGACCCGGACGCGGACCGGCTGGCCGTGATGGCGCGCGATGCGTCCGGCAAGCTGCGCCTGCTCACCGGCAACGAGGTGGGCGTGCTCCTGGGCCACTACGTGCTCACGCAGGGGACGAAGCGCGCGCGTCCGCACGTCGTCACCACCATCGTGTCGTCCACGCAGTTGGGTGAAATCGCGCGCGGGCTGGACGCCGCGTACGACGAGGTCCTCACCGGCTTCAAGTGGATCGCCAACCGCGCGCTGGAGCGCACGCGGAGCGAAGGCACGCAGTTCGTCTTCGGCTACGAGGAGGCGCTGGGCTACACCGTGGGCACCGCCACGCGCGACAAGGACGGCGTGGGCGCGGCGCTGGTCGTCGCGGACATGGCCGCGTGGTGCGAGTCGCGCGGCACCACCGTGCTGGGCTACCTGGAGGAGATCCAGCGCCGCTTCGGCCTGCACGTGGGCGCCCAGCGCAACGTGACGCTCCCCGGCGCCGCCGGCGCGCAGACCATCCGCGCCATCATGGAGGCCTTCCGCGCCTCGCCGCCCCCGCGGATTGGCGGCACCCCCGTGAGCGCCGTGCGCGACTACCAGAAGGGCGAGGGCGGCCTGCCTCCCTCCAACGTCGTCGCCTTCGCGCTGGAGGGCGGCGGGCGCGTCACCCTGCGCCCCTCCGGCACCGAGCCGAAGATCAAATACTACTTCGAGCACAAGGAGACGCCCGCCCCCGGGGAGCCGCTCCCCCAGGCCCGCCAGCGCGCCGAGGCCCGGCTGTCCGCCCTCATCGACGCCTTCCTCGCCCTGGCCCGCGAGCGCGGTCAGCCCGCCTGA